Proteins encoded together in one Deltaproteobacteria bacterium window:
- a CDS encoding sulfurtransferase TusA family protein, with amino-acid sequence MPIASTRTVELDLRGQVCPAALFLALKSLGEHHAGLASGECEIAIRTDNRDSVPTISEAARNMGYAVTVEHPDGHYLLRVAVPEAGEEGRT; translated from the coding sequence ATGCCGATCGCGTCGACGCGCACGGTGGAGCTGGACCTGAGGGGGCAGGTGTGCCCCGCGGCGCTCTTCCTTGCGCTGAAATCGCTCGGAGAGCACCACGCGGGCCTCGCTTCGGGCGAGTGCGAGATCGCGATCCGGACGGACAACCGCGATTCGGTGCCGACGATTTCCGAAGCGGCCCGGAACATGGGGTACGCGGTGACCGTCGAACATCCGGATGGGCATTACCTGCTCCGCGTGGCGGTCCCGGAGGCGGGGGAGGAGGGAAGGACATGA
- a CDS encoding YeeE/YedE family protein, producing the protein MESWGHILASGLAVGGIAGFLMHRSGFCLAGAFRDVFLFRDAFLARNLLLAVVASMVLFEGARRLGLLPFHPFPLLGPPSAAHLGGGMVFGVGMVLAGGCVVGTLYKTGAGNLPAAAAILGLIAGSAAYAEFHPLWSSLRAAMRLPVDAVTFPLLLAVDPGIVVFAIAVPASFLFARWRREGKWSRRGDLPRGYVPPWAAAFALALLGTGYCSLTGMPIGITTSYSKMAGWVESLLAPRHFESLAFFRSTPLSVVHPGTGELLLGGPGPAPDYISAVQLPVIAGILLGGALSAVLVSELTFRRRIPAVQLLAGFSGGVLMALSSRLGGGCNAWHLLGGVPILALPSLLFAAGLFPGAWVGGRLMAKIL; encoded by the coding sequence ATGGAATCCTGGGGGCACATCCTCGCTTCGGGGCTGGCGGTCGGGGGAATCGCCGGATTCCTCATGCACCGCTCCGGTTTCTGCCTCGCCGGCGCCTTCCGCGACGTGTTCCTTTTCCGCGACGCGTTTCTTGCGAGGAACCTCCTGCTTGCCGTCGTCGCCTCGATGGTCCTCTTCGAGGGGGCGAGGCGGCTCGGCCTTCTCCCGTTCCATCCGTTTCCGCTGCTCGGGCCCCCCTCGGCGGCGCACCTGGGGGGTGGAATGGTCTTCGGGGTCGGAATGGTGCTCGCGGGCGGCTGCGTGGTCGGCACCCTGTACAAGACGGGGGCGGGCAACCTTCCGGCGGCGGCGGCGATCCTGGGGTTGATCGCGGGGAGCGCCGCGTACGCGGAGTTCCACCCCCTCTGGTCCTCGCTGCGGGCGGCCATGCGGCTGCCCGTCGACGCGGTCACGTTCCCCCTGCTGCTGGCGGTGGATCCGGGGATCGTCGTTTTCGCGATCGCCGTCCCGGCTTCATTCCTCTTCGCCCGGTGGCGAAGGGAGGGGAAGTGGTCGCGGCGCGGCGATCTTCCCAGGGGGTACGTGCCTCCGTGGGCGGCCGCGTTCGCGCTGGCCCTCCTGGGAACCGGGTACTGCTCCCTCACGGGGATGCCGATCGGGATCACCACGAGCTACTCCAAGATGGCGGGCTGGGTGGAGTCGCTCCTCGCTCCCCGCCATTTCGAGTCGCTGGCGTTCTTCCGCTCCACGCCGCTCTCCGTCGTCCACCCCGGCACCGGGGAACTGCTGCTGGGGGGACCCGGCCCGGCGCCGGACTACATCTCCGCCGTCCAGCTCCCCGTGATCGCCGGGATCCTCCTCGGGGGCGCCCTCTCCGCCGTCCTCGTCTCCGAGCTTACGTTCCGCCGGAGGATCCCCGCCGTACAGCTTCTGGCCGGATTCTCCGGTGGAGTCCTGATGGCGCTTTCCTCGCGGCTGGGCGGCGGATGCAACGCGTGGCACCTGCTGGGAGGGGTGCCGATCCTCGCGTTGCCGAGCCTTCTGTTCGCGGCCGGGTTGTTCCCGGGAGCGTGGGTGGGCGGCCGGTTGATGGCGAAGATTCTCTGA
- the ccoS gene encoding cbb3-type cytochrome oxidase assembly protein CcoS, with the protein MGTTLLLIGISVALGAGAWLLFLWAVKSDQYDDVERPKHRMMDDE; encoded by the coding sequence TTGGGGACGACGCTCCTTCTCATCGGCATCTCGGTGGCCCTGGGCGCCGGCGCGTGGCTCCTCTTCCTGTGGGCGGTCAAGAGCGACCAGTACGACGACGTGGAGCGGCCCAAGCACCGGATGATGGACGACGAATAG
- a CDS encoding cation-translocating P-type ATPase gives MLVRGGDVLERAAKVRCVLLDKTGTLTAGRPRLTDALGFGVASGEALLLAASVEAASEHAIGRAIADAVPRERRLAVERFRAHPGEGVEGEIGGVRHLLGSP, from the coding sequence GTGCTGGTCCGCGGCGGGGACGTCCTGGAGCGGGCGGCGAAAGTGCGATGCGTCCTGCTGGACAAGACCGGCACGCTGACCGCGGGACGGCCGCGGCTGACCGACGCGCTCGGATTCGGCGTCGCCTCCGGGGAGGCGCTCCTCCTCGCCGCCTCGGTCGAGGCGGCGTCCGAGCACGCCATCGGCCGCGCGATCGCCGACGCGGTTCCGCGGGAGCGCCGTCTCGCCGTGGAGCGTTTCCGCGCGCACCCGGGGGAGGGAGTCGAGGGGGAGATCGGCGGCGTGCGCCACCTGCTGGGCAGCCCGTAG
- a CDS encoding HAD-IC family P-type ATPase: MLLSDGSRVIGLFATEDALRPEAAEAVRALRNAGIEVVMATGDDPAVASRVAAEAGISEIRARVTPEGKRAEVREARRRHGPVLAAGDGVNDAPALAEADVGVAMGGGTGVAIESAGAALIGEDLRRIPAFLSLSRTVFRVIRQNLFWAFSYNLVAIPLAAAGMLHPIAAAAFMAGSSLLVVGNSLRIRR, from the coding sequence GTGCTTCTCTCCGACGGTTCCCGCGTCATCGGGCTGTTCGCGACGGAGGATGCGCTGCGGCCGGAGGCGGCGGAGGCGGTGCGGGCGCTTCGGAACGCGGGGATCGAGGTCGTCATGGCGACGGGGGACGACCCCGCGGTCGCGTCCCGCGTGGCGGCGGAGGCCGGCATTTCGGAGATCCGCGCGCGGGTGACTCCGGAGGGGAAGCGCGCCGAGGTCCGGGAGGCGAGACGGCGGCACGGCCCCGTGCTGGCCGCGGGGGACGGAGTCAACGACGCCCCCGCGCTCGCGGAGGCCGACGTCGGGGTGGCGATGGGGGGCGGAACGGGAGTCGCGATCGAGTCCGCCGGCGCCGCGCTGATCGGCGAGGATCTGCGGAGGATTCCCGCCTTCCTCTCGCTGTCCCGGACCGTTTTCCGGGTGATCCGGCAGAACCTGTTCTGGGCCTTCTCCTACAACCTCGTCGCCATCCCGCTCGCGGCGGCCGGGATGCTCCACCCCATCGCCGCGGCGGCGTTCATGGCCGGGAGCTCCCTCCTGGTGGTGGGAAACTCGCTGCGGATCCGGAGGTGA
- a CDS encoding class I SAM-dependent RNA methyltransferase, with translation MGGPPGEQITVATVAPVHGGYALARAEGVGVLFVRGALPGETVTVRLGARRKDYAFAEAVEIVSPSPHRAEPPCEVFGACGGCQLQHAAYPFQLEMKREILRESFRRIARMDASPEIAPPGGPFGYRFRGQFQTDGEAVGFHAERSRRLVPVSRCPLMADAINRAVPALRGLGRIAPVSGIHVATDGERVLAWFPGVRYDARFAPRFRGTLAGAVFEDRRTGTESLSLPLEGMSYAVSPRGFFQANWGVNLSLVRRVAGILRDGSGGRLLDLYAGAGNFALPLSASFREVVAVEGDPRAFSGLRRNIRENRIANVSPVRARVESFRPDGRFDELVLDPPRSGLSPKAASLVREVRPGRICYVSCNPSTLARDVRALSDLYALDSLEMHDFFPNTHHVEALAVLAIRH, from the coding sequence ATGGGGGGCCCGCCGGGGGAACAAATCACGGTCGCGACGGTCGCGCCGGTGCACGGGGGGTACGCGCTGGCCCGGGCGGAAGGGGTGGGCGTCCTCTTCGTCCGGGGAGCCCTGCCGGGGGAAACCGTCACGGTGCGCCTCGGGGCGCGGAGGAAGGATTACGCGTTCGCGGAGGCCGTGGAGATCGTGTCGCCGTCGCCCCACCGGGCGGAACCGCCCTGCGAGGTCTTCGGCGCGTGCGGCGGGTGCCAGCTCCAGCACGCCGCGTATCCGTTCCAGCTCGAGATGAAGCGGGAGATCCTCCGGGAGTCGTTCCGCCGGATCGCGCGGATGGACGCTTCGCCCGAGATCGCCCCCCCGGGCGGGCCGTTCGGGTACCGGTTCCGGGGTCAGTTCCAGACGGACGGGGAGGCGGTCGGGTTCCACGCCGAGCGTTCGCGCCGGCTGGTCCCCGTTTCGCGGTGCCCGCTGATGGCCGACGCGATCAACCGGGCCGTTCCGGCCCTGCGGGGCCTGGGACGGATCGCGCCGGTCTCCGGGATTCACGTGGCGACCGACGGAGAGCGGGTCCTCGCCTGGTTTCCCGGCGTCCGGTACGACGCCCGCTTCGCCCCGCGGTTCCGCGGCACCCTCGCGGGCGCCGTGTTCGAGGACCGCCGCACGGGAACGGAGAGCCTCTCCCTTCCGCTCGAGGGGATGTCGTACGCCGTGTCGCCGCGCGGCTTCTTCCAGGCGAACTGGGGCGTGAACCTTTCGCTCGTCCGCCGCGTCGCCGGGATCCTCCGCGACGGGTCGGGAGGGAGGTTGCTGGACCTGTACGCGGGGGCGGGGAACTTCGCGCTGCCGCTGTCGGCCTCGTTCCGGGAGGTCGTGGCGGTCGAGGGGGACCCCCGCGCGTTTTCCGGCCTGCGCCGGAACATCCGGGAGAACCGGATCGCGAACGTGTCCCCGGTGCGCGCGCGGGTGGAATCGTTCCGGCCGGACGGAAGGTTCGACGAGCTGGTCCTGGACCCTCCGCGCTCCGGCCTCTCCCCGAAGGCGGCGTCCCTCGTGCGGGAGGTCCGCCCGGGGCGGATCTGCTACGTGTCCTGCAATCCGTCGACGCTGGCGCGCGACGTCCGTGCGCTGTCCGACCTCTACGCGCTCGACTCCCTCGAAATGCACGATTTCTTTCCGAATACCCACCACGTGGAGGCGCTCGCGGTCCTGGCCATTCGTCACTGA
- a CDS encoding diguanylate cyclase — protein sequence MPSTPGTLSEFLHSSTRYAEFLEYVVRTCPEGIIANDTDGSIFLFNASAERIFGYSSDDVLGKMNASRLYPPGGAREVKEFLYSEEYGGRGRLVDFETEVVAAGGRRLPIRLCCALLIEDGREIGTIGFFTDISVRKALLERFLESEERFRGIFETARDAIVSVAETGKVLMANRAAQEMLGYSERELVGMDAVRLFPPRYSDYWKELVLYVSRREQGDQRRNIELSAVTKSDVEIPIQLSLAEKAVRGERILTAILRDIADRKALEEDLRLQSITDGLTGLYNRRHFLSLAQKEMDRAVRNKVPFSILLIDVDRFKQFNDAFGHAEGDKVLKCLGDAIRENIRTLDTGFRYGGEEFLVLLPETAATGALVPAERLRIRFSEIPFTTRPDEEARSVTLSIGVAEYRAGDTIENLFRAADRAMYAAKNAGRNRVVSFEQIVRRA from the coding sequence ATGCCCTCCACTCCCGGAACGCTCTCGGAGTTCCTCCACTCCTCCACCCGGTACGCGGAATTCCTCGAATACGTCGTGCGGACGTGCCCGGAGGGGATCATCGCCAACGACACCGACGGAAGCATCTTCCTGTTCAACGCCAGCGCGGAGCGGATCTTCGGCTATTCGTCGGACGATGTCCTCGGAAAGATGAACGCCTCCCGCCTCTACCCGCCCGGGGGGGCGCGCGAGGTGAAGGAGTTCCTCTACTCCGAGGAGTACGGCGGGCGCGGACGGCTGGTGGACTTCGAGACGGAAGTGGTCGCCGCGGGCGGCAGACGGCTGCCGATCCGGCTGTGCTGCGCCCTGCTGATCGAGGACGGCCGCGAGATCGGCACGATCGGGTTCTTCACCGACATCTCGGTGCGGAAGGCGCTCCTGGAGCGGTTCCTCGAATCCGAGGAACGGTTCCGCGGGATCTTCGAGACCGCGCGGGACGCCATCGTGAGCGTCGCGGAAACCGGGAAGGTGCTGATGGCCAACCGGGCCGCGCAGGAGATGCTCGGGTACTCGGAGCGGGAGCTCGTCGGCATGGACGCGGTCCGCCTCTTCCCCCCCCGGTATTCCGACTACTGGAAGGAGCTGGTCCTGTACGTGTCCCGCCGGGAGCAGGGAGACCAGCGGAGGAACATCGAGCTTTCGGCCGTCACGAAATCGGACGTGGAGATCCCGATCCAGCTGTCGCTGGCGGAGAAGGCGGTCCGGGGGGAGCGGATCCTGACCGCCATCCTCCGGGACATCGCCGACCGGAAGGCGCTCGAGGAGGACCTTCGCCTCCAGTCGATCACCGACGGGCTCACGGGCCTCTACAACCGGCGCCACTTCCTCTCCCTCGCCCAGAAGGAGATGGACCGGGCGGTCCGGAACAAGGTCCCCTTCTCGATCCTGCTGATCGACGTGGACCGGTTCAAGCAGTTCAACGACGCGTTCGGCCACGCCGAGGGCGACAAGGTCCTGAAGTGCCTCGGGGACGCGATCCGGGAGAACATCCGGACGCTGGACACCGGCTTCCGGTACGGCGGGGAGGAGTTCCTCGTGCTGCTCCCGGAGACCGCGGCGACGGGCGCCCTCGTCCCGGCGGAGCGGCTGCGGATCCGCTTCTCCGAGATCCCGTTCACCACCCGCCCCGACGAGGAGGCCCGATCGGTCACCCTGTCGATCGGAGTTGCGGAGTATCGCGCCGGGGACACGATCGAGAACCTGTTCCGGGCGGCCGACCGCGCCATGTACGCCGCGAAGAACGCCGGCAGGAACCGCGTCGTGAGCTTCGAACAGATCGTCCGCCGGGCATAG
- a CDS encoding PAS domain S-box protein — MTVPAEESGRLHAEIRRLAEERDLFMRYIRAKTDELLVLMKCPTLNADALGDLDLIGYDPIGTIATSFSRVLENLNETNQRLRNEVGERARVEEELRDFFDNAMEFIQTVSPDGKFLYVNRTWLETLGYRVEDVDRLTLFDVVPSEELLAKDGGRILVEGNATPRRVDGECVAVRIICHDVTARKLHVEEHLKAEKLESIGVLAGGIAHDFNNLLTGILGNISMARIRSASPTDIQGNLDRAEKACLRARELTRQLLTFSEGGAPVRKTMPLAGILRNAADRFPGGESVRVEIDLPADLAPVEIDEAQIAQVFDNIVANAEQAMPGGGTIRLSAGNVEIGPGDPLPLEPGPFVLVSVEDTGVGIPKESIHKIFDPFYTTKAGGSGLGLATAYSVLKQHGGLITVDSRRGHGTTFRIYLPASAVAAADAAAPREPPPREKTRVLVMDDEAMVRDVAVEFLGHLGYDAVSVEGGEDALEEYRSAKSCGRPYSAVIMDLTIPGRPSSPADIRPIR, encoded by the coding sequence ATGACCGTCCCCGCGGAGGAATCCGGGCGTCTCCACGCGGAGATCCGGCGGCTCGCCGAGGAACGCGACCTCTTCATGCGGTACATCCGCGCGAAGACCGACGAGCTCCTCGTCCTCATGAAGTGCCCGACCCTCAACGCCGACGCGCTCGGGGACCTCGACCTCATCGGGTACGACCCGATCGGGACGATCGCGACGTCCTTCTCCCGCGTGCTCGAGAACCTGAACGAGACGAACCAGCGGCTGCGGAACGAGGTGGGCGAAAGGGCCCGCGTCGAGGAGGAGCTGCGGGATTTCTTCGACAACGCCATGGAGTTCATCCAGACGGTGTCCCCGGACGGGAAGTTCCTGTACGTCAACCGGACGTGGCTCGAGACGCTGGGGTACCGGGTGGAGGATGTGGACCGCCTCACCCTGTTCGACGTCGTCCCCTCGGAGGAGCTCCTCGCGAAGGACGGGGGAAGGATCCTCGTCGAGGGGAACGCGACCCCGAGGCGGGTCGACGGGGAGTGCGTGGCGGTGCGGATCATCTGCCACGACGTGACGGCCCGGAAGCTCCACGTGGAGGAGCACCTGAAGGCGGAGAAGCTCGAGTCGATCGGCGTCCTCGCGGGAGGGATCGCGCACGACTTCAACAACCTGCTGACCGGGATCCTGGGGAACATCTCGATGGCGCGCATCCGCTCCGCGTCGCCGACGGACATCCAGGGGAACCTGGACCGCGCCGAGAAGGCGTGCCTGCGGGCGCGCGAGCTCACCCGCCAGCTGCTCACCTTCTCCGAGGGAGGGGCGCCGGTCCGGAAAACGATGCCGCTCGCCGGCATCCTCCGGAACGCGGCGGACCGGTTCCCGGGAGGGGAGTCGGTCCGGGTCGAGATCGACCTGCCGGCGGACCTCGCGCCGGTGGAAATCGACGAGGCGCAGATCGCGCAGGTGTTCGACAACATCGTCGCCAACGCGGAGCAGGCGATGCCCGGCGGAGGAACGATCCGGCTGTCGGCCGGGAACGTCGAGATCGGGCCCGGAGATCCGCTCCCGCTCGAACCGGGTCCGTTCGTCCTGGTGTCGGTCGAGGACACCGGGGTCGGGATACCGAAGGAGTCCATCCACAAGATCTTCGACCCGTTCTACACGACGAAGGCCGGAGGAAGCGGCCTCGGGCTCGCGACGGCGTACTCGGTCCTGAAACAGCACGGAGGCCTCATCACGGTGGATTCGAGGAGGGGGCACGGGACGACCTTCCGGATCTATCTGCCCGCGTCCGCGGTCGCAGCGGCCGATGCGGCCGCGCCGCGGGAGCCTCCGCCCCGGGAGAAAACGCGCGTTCTGGTCATGGACGACGAGGCGATGGTCCGCGACGTGGCGGTCGAGTTCCTCGGCCACCTCGGATACGACGCGGTGTCCGTCGAGGGGGGGGAGGACGCGCTGGAGGAGTACCGGTCGGCGAAATCGTGCGGCCGGCCGTATTCCGCCGTCATCATGGACTTGACGATCCCGGGAAGGCCATCGTCTCCAGCGGATATTCGACCGATCCGGTGA